Proteins co-encoded in one Oreochromis aureus strain Israel breed Guangdong linkage group 3, ZZ_aureus, whole genome shotgun sequence genomic window:
- the LOC116334617 gene encoding acidic leucine-rich nuclear phosphoprotein 32 family member B-like → MDMKKRVSLELRHRSPSEVQELVLDNCRSSEGKIEGITEEFSNLELLSLINVGLTSVADIPKLDKLKKLELSDNRISGGLEVLAERLVNLTHLNLSGNKFKDISTLEPLKKLPQLKSLDLFNCEVTNLADYRESIFKLLPQLTYLDGYDIDDCEASDSDGEGDGVDDEDEEEGESEDFEEEEEEDEEDVVVEEDDEDDDSGDDEDGEVNGDMDSEEEDDDEDEEEDDEDSSPAKGEKRKRDPEDEDDDDE, encoded by the exons ATGGACATGAAGAAGAGGGTCTCCTTAGAGCTGAGGCACCGGTCGCCCTCGGAG GTCCAGGAGCTGGTCCTGGATAACTGTCGCTCGAGCGAAGGAAAGATCGAGGGAATCACGGAAGAGTTCTCGAATCTGGAGCTGCTCAGCCTCATTAACGTCGGCCTGACCAGCGTCGCAGACATCCCAAAGCTGGACAAACTCAAAAAG tTGGAGCTCAGTGACAACAGGATATCGGGTGGTCTGGAGGTCCTGGCGGAGCGGCTGGTGAACCTAACGCACCTTAATCTCAGCGGGAACAAGTTCAAAGACATCAGCACCCTGGAGCCGCTG AAAAAGCTACCGCAGCTGAAGAGTCTCGACCTGTTTAACTGTGAGGTGACAAACCTGGCCGACTACAGGGAGTCCATCTTCAAGCTCCTCCCCCAGCTCACCTACCTGGACGGCTACGACATCGACGACTGCGAGGCCTCCGACTCCGACGGCGAGGGAGACGGTGTCGACGATGAGGACGAAGAAG agGGAGAGTCAGAGGACtttgaggaagaggaagaagaggatgaagaagaCGTAGTGGTTGAGGAGGACGACGAAGATGACGACAGCGGTGATGATGAG GACGGAGAGGTGAACGGAGACATGGACAGcgaggaagaagatgatgatgaagatgaggaggaggacg ATGAGGACTCATCTCCAGCcaaaggagagaagaggaagagggaCCCCGAGGacgaggatgatgatgatgaatga